One genomic segment of Misgurnus anguillicaudatus chromosome 25, ASM2758022v2, whole genome shotgun sequence includes these proteins:
- the lrrc31 gene encoding leucine-rich repeat-containing protein 31 has protein sequence MDSTGSAKGNQKRSPLDLIINQLRRKASFTERKKPAVGRLFRPSESNGKRNGEIPELKESEGSEEKENSEPKKEVNNLDDEIGSVVGWDRVKQFIEKLGKTPQSQNLNLSHCDLTATDVVELATLLPFLPQLDVMDLSWNDLVGGSLKALTAHLQHLERLRVLKLCSCRLTAQDLTALGESLDCIPLMEVIDLSWNVGIGAGNLGDFTSRLRADNTLKELRLVDCQLSETDITALSVALPMLSSLEDLDLSNNKLLVKGMKNFTSSLGSTPRLKSLKLSMCGLNKDSFNILGQALRFITGLEHLDLSCNKKASGGLTSMATNLTHLKHLKSLDLHLCCLTKEDMLALVQVASSLQELRELDLSSNKSVGDTLQDLLHTLPLHQISKLPLNNCALSTSACHALAANMVNFKQLESLNLSWNKCVGENLKEFLEPLKAADSKLQELRLSSCNLTTEDVLHIESACQRGVLSRLKQLDLSYNGSVGDGGWTSLFGKAGCLKNLEELDVSLRPATCLSASPWLPALLEALPQLPCLTRLSMQHWAVSSAEREKLEKILSKKNVILECEATPTSKATSYREVL, from the exons ATGGATTCAACAG GGTCTGCCAAAGGCAATCAGAAAAGATCTCCTCTGGATCTCATAATAAACCAGCTCAGAAGAAAAGCCTCTttcacagaaagaaagaaaccgGCCGTGGGCCGCCTCTTCCGCCCATCCGAGAGCAATGGAAAGAGAAATGGAGAGATACCTGAACTGAAAGAATCAGAGGGCAGTGAGGAAAAGGAGAACAGCGaacctaagaaag AAGTCAATAATCTGGATGATGAGATTGGATCTGTGGTGGGATGGGATCGAGTGAAACAGTTTATTGAGAAGTTGGGGAAAACCCCACAAAGTCAAAATTTAAACCTGAGCCACTGCGATCTGACAGCCACAGATGTGGTGGAACTGG CCACCTTACTGCCATTCCTGCCTCAGCTGGATGTGATGGATCTCTCTTGGAATGATCTGGTGGGAGGCTCCTTGAAGGCTCTTACGGCCCATCTGCAACATCTGGAAAGGTTGAGAGTCCTCAAACTGTGTAGCTGCAGGTTGACGGCGCAAGATCTCACAGCTCTTG GGGAGTCTCTGGACTGCATTCCTTTGATGGAGGTGATAGATTTGTCCTGGAATGTTGGCATAGGGGCAGGAAATCTTGGAGACTTTACATCGCGTCTCCGTGCTGACAACACACTGAAAGAACTCCGGCTGGTGGACTGTCAACTCTCAGAGACAGACATTACAGCTCTGA GTGTGGCTCTTCCCATGTTGTCTAGTTTGGAGGACTTGGATCTGTCAAATAACAAGCTGTTGGTCAAGGGAATGAAGAACTTTACCTCTTCTTTGGGTTCTACTCCACGGCTAAAGTCCCTCAAACTGAGCATGTGTGGACTGAATAAAGACAGCTTCAATATTCTTG gtCAAGCTCTCAGGTTCATCACAGGGCTGGAGCACTTGGACCTGTCTTGCAACAAAAAAGCAAGTGGAGGTCTCACCTCAATGGCCACTAATCTTACACATCTTAAGCACTTAAAGAGTCTAGACTTGCATCTGTGCTGCTTAACAAAGGAAGATATGTTAGCTTTAG TCCAGGTAGCTTCATCCCTACAAGAGCTCAGAGAGCTGGATTTGTCCTCTAATAAAAGCGTTGGAGATACTCTACAGGATCTTCTGCACACCCTTCCTCTCCATCAGATATCCAAACTCCCGCTGAACAACTGCGCTTTGAGCACATCAGCATGCCATGCTCTCG CTGCCAACATGGTGAACTTTAAACAGCTTGAAAGTCTGAACTTGTCTTGGAACAAGTGTGTCGGGGAAAATCTGAAGGAATTTTTGGAGCCTTTGAAAGCGGCTGACTCCAAACTGCAAGAACTCAGACTGAGTAGCTGTAATTTAACCACAGAGGATGTACTACACATCG AATCGGCCTGTCAACGTGGAGTTCTGTCCCGACTGAAGCAGTTAGATCTGTCTTATAACGGCAGTGTTGGAGATGGTGGTTGGACGTCTTTGTTTGGAAAAGCCGGCTGTCTGAAGAACCTCGAAGAACTGGATGTCAGTCTTCGTCCCGCCACGTGTCTTTCTGCATCCCCCTGGCTACCCGCCCTGCTGGAAGCTCTTCCTCAGCTCCCCTGCCTCACCCGTCTGTCTATGCAACATTGGGCTGTCAGTTCAGCCGAGAGAGAAAAGCtggaaaaaattcttagtaagaAAAATGTCATTCTGGAATGCGAGGCCACACCCACATCAAAGGCAACCTCTTACAGAGAAGTATTGTAG
- the mynn gene encoding myoneurin isoform X1 — translation MHVCFILTGFCVWIKPFKKYVGFLLSHIIMPHITHSEFLLEQLKRQRERSFLCDCTVAIGQTQYHAHHNVLAAFSEYFSTQCIDAGREDATITLDPDLVNVTVFEKLLTYIYTGDLNMDRDETESIQKAATYLGMPEVVARCSISQDEFKSDASPTRQADYIDPRSPLSPDDYEPLEPISEVEERVRLREEMADDEGYDNDPASTDEALSSSDQTPLSGGKRGRKPKSRVDEDDVEKDSFSAQRGRGRGRGRPRGRPRIRPLTFDSTDHLSAQHSTSPKSGVIGRGTGRPRGRPRIRPLPAERTDSANAEDGSAETKDLEGESPARKRGRPRIKPLPETLAGTEEDKGQEEQGDEEQAGNPETVILEEVEGETKAGEEEGSNADLKNNPENPEEVVKRGRGRPRTKPLPTENQTVKAETGTTNSEECSEAQKKEGTGRKRGRPRLKPLSSELTESSNQAEQMEAGNDGEVEDMERSQDSEILADGCTEEGSSQGTEDSGDSSPSKKVRASTRKRSLSRKLRESQASNDEEEEDDDEFGNDNEDWAGEEEVKPSQDKLKPICNVCGNLFSEMSSLRRHMRIHKGVKPYECKLCTRSFRQGNQLKTHMRIHTGEKPFTCTSCDSRFAQKCQLVYHCRMHHGEEKPHKCDFCGSAFATSSNLKIHIRKHSGEKPYECGECGKRFTQASTLMYHKRRHTGEKPYICDTCGMAFAVSSSLITHTRKHTGVTPYICLDCGKPCLTSGELRKHMDIHNGSRKVKCNLCGNTFSDIYSLKKHTVLKHNVIPDTEQTIPKTECPLNIPIDHQGLIARVRSALVDSADHEIQMESQLPILPPEASLIIQQSGEPQMIIQQSGEPQMIIQQSAEPQMIIQQSGEPQMIIQHADGSEPQMIFQHADSSEAPVLIHGETGEQVSYVVEQYEIPATDEMEHTQIVIVQTID, via the exons atgcatgtctgttttattttaacaggtTTCTGTGTGTGGAttaaaccttttaaaaaatacGTGGG GTTTCTCCTCTCGCACATAATAATGCCACATATCACACATAGTGAGTTTCTTCTGGAGCAGCTGAAGAGACAACGTGAGAGAAGCTTTCTGTGTGACTGCACGGTGGCAATTGGACAGACTCAATACCACGCACATCATAATGTCTTGGCAGCCTTTAGCGAGTATTTCTCCACCCAGTGCATTGATGCAGGCAGAGAAGATGCCACCATAACTCTGGACCCCGACTTGGTTAACGTTACCGTGTTCGAAAAACTATTGACTTATATATACACAGGGGACCTGAACATGGACAG GGATGAAACTGAAAGTATTCAGAAAGCTGCGACCTACCTTGGGATGCCTGAGGTTGTGGCTCGCTGTTCCATAAGTCAAGATGAGTTTAAAAGTGATGCATCACCCACAAGGCAAGCAGATTATATAGACCCACGATCCCCCCTGAGCCCAGATGATTATGAACCTTTAGAACCGATCTCGGAGGTGGAGGAACGGGTGCGGTTAAGGGAAGAGATGGCTGATGATGAAGGCTATGACAATGATCCTGCGTCTACCGATGAAGCATTATCTTCTAGCGACCAGACACCCCTGAGTGGTGGCAAGAGAGGTAGGAAACCCAAATCCAGGGTGGATGAGGATGATGTTGAGAAGGACAGTTTTAGTGCTCAGAGGGGCAGAGGAAGAGGAAGGGGTAGACCTAGAGGTCGTCCAAGGATACGACCTCTTACTTTTGATTCGACCGATCATTTATCAGCGCAGCATAGCACTAGTCCAAAAAGTGGAGTAATAGGAAGAGGAACTGGAAGGCCGAGAGGTCGCCCGCGGATTAGGCCGTTGCCTGCTGAGAGAACTGATTCTGCTAACGCTGAAGATGGTTCTGCAGAAACAAAGGATTTGGAGGGTGAGAGCCCTGCCCGCAAAAGGGGTCGTCCACGAATTAAGCCTCTGCCTGAGACGCTTGCTGGCACGGAGGAAGACAAAGGACAAGAAGAACAAGGTGACGAAGAACAAGCAGGCAACCCTGAAACTGTGATTCTTGAAGAAGTTGAAGGTGAGACGAAGGCTGGTGAGGAAGAGGGCAGTAATGCTGACCTAAAGAATAATCCAGAGAACCCAGAGGAAGTTGTTAAAAGAGGGAGAGGAAGACCACGGACTAAGCCGCTACCCACAGAGAACCAAACTGTGAAAGCTGAGACAGGAACCACCAACAGCGAAGAATGTTCGGAAGCACAGAAAAAAGAAGGTACAGGCCGTAAAAGAGGAAGACCTCGGTTGAAGCCACTTTCTTCGGAGTTGACCGAGTCCTCGAACCAAGCAGAGCAAATGGAAGCAGGGAACGATGGAGAAGTAGAAGATATGGAGAGAAGCCAAGATTCTGAAATACTCGCTGATGGCTGTACTGAAGAGGGGTCCTCGCAAGGTACAGAAGATTCTGGAGATTCAAGTCCTTCTAAGAAAGTCCGTGCCAGCACGAGAAAGAGAAGCTTGAGCCGAAAGCTTCGGGAAAGCCAAGCAAGCAatgatgaggaggaagaggatgATGACGAATTCGGCAATGATAATGAGGACTGGGCAGGAGAAGAGGAGGTGAAGCCCTCGCAGGATAAACTCAAGCCCATTTGTAACGTCTGCGGGAACCTTTTTTCAGAAATGAGCAGCCTGCGCAGACACATGCGCATACACAAGGGCGTCAAACCATACGAGTGCAAGCTCTGCACTCGCTCTTTCAGACAGGGCAACCAGTTAAAGACTCATATGCGCATACACACAG GTGAGAAGCCCTTCACCTGCACATCCTGTGATTCACGTTTTGCGCAGAAGTGTCAGCTGGTCTATCACTGTCGCATGCATCACGGAGAAGAAAAGCCGCACAAATGTGATTTCTGTGGGTCGGCTTTTGCCACATCTAGCAATTTGAAAATACACATAAG GAAGCACAGCGGTGAAAAGCCATACGAATGTGGAGAATGTGGAAAGCGATTTACACAGGCCAGCACTTTGATGTATCACAAGCGGCGCCACACAGGGGAGAAACCGTACATCTGCGACACATGCGGCATGGCCTTCGCTGTGTCCAGCTCACTTATCACTCACACCAGGAAACACACTG GTGTGACTCCTTATATCTGCTTGGATTGCGGAAAACCTTGCTTAACGTCTGGGGAACTTAGAAAACATATGGACATCCATAATG GGTCAAGAAAAGTGAAGTGTAACCTGTGTGGAAACACATTTTCAGACATTTACAGCTTGAAAAAGCAcactgttttaaaacataat GTTATTCCCGACACAGAACAAACTATTCCAAAAACCGAGTGTCCCCTCAACATCCCCATTGACCACCAGGGCCTGATCGCGCGTGTACGCTCCGCCCTCGTCGATTCTGCAGATCACGAGATCCAAATGGAATCACAGTTGCCAATTTTGCCCCCAGAAGCTTCACTCATCATACAGCAGTCTGGAGAACCTCAAATGATCATACAACAGTCTGGAGAACCTCAAATGATCATACAACAGTCTGCAGAACCTCAAATGATCATACAACAGTCTGGAGAACCTCAAATGATCATACAGCATGCAGACGGCTCAGAACCACAGATGATCTTCCAGCATGCCGATTCGTCCGAAGCTCCTGTCCTCATCCATGGAGAAACGGGCGAGCAAGTGAGCTATGTCGTGGAACAGTACGAAATTCCGGCCACTGACGAGATGGAACACACGCAGATTGTCATTGTTCAGACCATTGATTAA
- the mynn gene encoding myoneurin isoform X2 → MHVCFILTGFCVWIKPFKKYVGFLLSHIIMPHITHSEFLLEQLKRQRERSFLCDCTVAIGQTQYHAHHNVLAAFSEYFSTQCIDAGREDATITLDPDLVNVTVFEKLLTYIYTGDLNMDRDETESIQKAATYLGMPEVVARCSISQDEFKSDASPTRQADYIDPRSPLSPDDYEPLEPISEVEERVRLREEMADDEGYDNDPASTDEALSSSDQTPLSGGKRGRKPKSRVDEDDVEKDSFSAQRGRGRGRGRPRGRPRIRPLTFDSTDHLSAQHSTSPKSGVIGRGTGRPRGRPRIRPLPAERTDSANAEDGSAETKDLEGESPARKRGRPRIKPLPETLAGTEEDKGQEEQGDEEQAGNPETVILEEVEGETKAGEEEGSNADLKNNPENPEEVVKRGRGRPRTKPLPTENQTVKAETGTTNSEECSEAQKKEGTGRKRGRPRLKPLSSELTESSNQAEQMEAGNDGEVEDMERSQDSEILADGCTEEGSSQGTEDSGDSSPSKKVRASTRKRSLSRKLRESQASNDEEEEDDDEFGNDNEDWAGEEEVKPSQDKLKPICNVCGNLFSEMSSLRRHMRIHKGVKPYECKLCTRSFRQGNQLKTHMRIHTGEKPFTCTSCDSRFAQKCQLVYHCRMHHGEEKPHKCDFCGSAFATSSNLKIHIRKHSGEKPYECGECGKRFTQASTLMYHKRRHTGEKPYICDTCGMAFAVSSSLITHTRKHTGVTPYICLDCGKPCLTSGELRKHMDIHNGSRKVKCNLCGNTFSDIYSLKKHTVLKHNVIPDTEQTIPKTECPLNIPIDHQGLIARVRSALVDSADHEIQMESQLPILPPEASLIIQQSGEPQMIIQQSAEPQMIIQQSGEPQMIIQHADGSEPQMIFQHADSSEAPVLIHGETGEQVSYVVEQYEIPATDEMEHTQIVIVQTID, encoded by the exons atgcatgtctgttttattttaacaggtTTCTGTGTGTGGAttaaaccttttaaaaaatacGTGGG GTTTCTCCTCTCGCACATAATAATGCCACATATCACACATAGTGAGTTTCTTCTGGAGCAGCTGAAGAGACAACGTGAGAGAAGCTTTCTGTGTGACTGCACGGTGGCAATTGGACAGACTCAATACCACGCACATCATAATGTCTTGGCAGCCTTTAGCGAGTATTTCTCCACCCAGTGCATTGATGCAGGCAGAGAAGATGCCACCATAACTCTGGACCCCGACTTGGTTAACGTTACCGTGTTCGAAAAACTATTGACTTATATATACACAGGGGACCTGAACATGGACAG GGATGAAACTGAAAGTATTCAGAAAGCTGCGACCTACCTTGGGATGCCTGAGGTTGTGGCTCGCTGTTCCATAAGTCAAGATGAGTTTAAAAGTGATGCATCACCCACAAGGCAAGCAGATTATATAGACCCACGATCCCCCCTGAGCCCAGATGATTATGAACCTTTAGAACCGATCTCGGAGGTGGAGGAACGGGTGCGGTTAAGGGAAGAGATGGCTGATGATGAAGGCTATGACAATGATCCTGCGTCTACCGATGAAGCATTATCTTCTAGCGACCAGACACCCCTGAGTGGTGGCAAGAGAGGTAGGAAACCCAAATCCAGGGTGGATGAGGATGATGTTGAGAAGGACAGTTTTAGTGCTCAGAGGGGCAGAGGAAGAGGAAGGGGTAGACCTAGAGGTCGTCCAAGGATACGACCTCTTACTTTTGATTCGACCGATCATTTATCAGCGCAGCATAGCACTAGTCCAAAAAGTGGAGTAATAGGAAGAGGAACTGGAAGGCCGAGAGGTCGCCCGCGGATTAGGCCGTTGCCTGCTGAGAGAACTGATTCTGCTAACGCTGAAGATGGTTCTGCAGAAACAAAGGATTTGGAGGGTGAGAGCCCTGCCCGCAAAAGGGGTCGTCCACGAATTAAGCCTCTGCCTGAGACGCTTGCTGGCACGGAGGAAGACAAAGGACAAGAAGAACAAGGTGACGAAGAACAAGCAGGCAACCCTGAAACTGTGATTCTTGAAGAAGTTGAAGGTGAGACGAAGGCTGGTGAGGAAGAGGGCAGTAATGCTGACCTAAAGAATAATCCAGAGAACCCAGAGGAAGTTGTTAAAAGAGGGAGAGGAAGACCACGGACTAAGCCGCTACCCACAGAGAACCAAACTGTGAAAGCTGAGACAGGAACCACCAACAGCGAAGAATGTTCGGAAGCACAGAAAAAAGAAGGTACAGGCCGTAAAAGAGGAAGACCTCGGTTGAAGCCACTTTCTTCGGAGTTGACCGAGTCCTCGAACCAAGCAGAGCAAATGGAAGCAGGGAACGATGGAGAAGTAGAAGATATGGAGAGAAGCCAAGATTCTGAAATACTCGCTGATGGCTGTACTGAAGAGGGGTCCTCGCAAGGTACAGAAGATTCTGGAGATTCAAGTCCTTCTAAGAAAGTCCGTGCCAGCACGAGAAAGAGAAGCTTGAGCCGAAAGCTTCGGGAAAGCCAAGCAAGCAatgatgaggaggaagaggatgATGACGAATTCGGCAATGATAATGAGGACTGGGCAGGAGAAGAGGAGGTGAAGCCCTCGCAGGATAAACTCAAGCCCATTTGTAACGTCTGCGGGAACCTTTTTTCAGAAATGAGCAGCCTGCGCAGACACATGCGCATACACAAGGGCGTCAAACCATACGAGTGCAAGCTCTGCACTCGCTCTTTCAGACAGGGCAACCAGTTAAAGACTCATATGCGCATACACACAG GTGAGAAGCCCTTCACCTGCACATCCTGTGATTCACGTTTTGCGCAGAAGTGTCAGCTGGTCTATCACTGTCGCATGCATCACGGAGAAGAAAAGCCGCACAAATGTGATTTCTGTGGGTCGGCTTTTGCCACATCTAGCAATTTGAAAATACACATAAG GAAGCACAGCGGTGAAAAGCCATACGAATGTGGAGAATGTGGAAAGCGATTTACACAGGCCAGCACTTTGATGTATCACAAGCGGCGCCACACAGGGGAGAAACCGTACATCTGCGACACATGCGGCATGGCCTTCGCTGTGTCCAGCTCACTTATCACTCACACCAGGAAACACACTG GTGTGACTCCTTATATCTGCTTGGATTGCGGAAAACCTTGCTTAACGTCTGGGGAACTTAGAAAACATATGGACATCCATAATG GGTCAAGAAAAGTGAAGTGTAACCTGTGTGGAAACACATTTTCAGACATTTACAGCTTGAAAAAGCAcactgttttaaaacataat GTTATTCCCGACACAGAACAAACTATTCCAAAAACCGAGTGTCCCCTCAACATCCCCATTGACCACCAGGGCCTGATCGCGCGTGTACGCTCCGCCCTCGTCGATTCTGCAGATCACGAGATCCAAATGGAATCACAGTTGCCAATTTTGCCCCCAGAAGCTTCACTCATCATACAGCAGTCTGGAGAAC CTCAAATGATCATACAACAGTCTGCAGAACCTCAAATGATCATACAACAGTCTGGAGAACCTCAAATGATCATACAGCATGCAGACGGCTCAGAACCACAGATGATCTTCCAGCATGCCGATTCGTCCGAAGCTCCTGTCCTCATCCATGGAGAAACGGGCGAGCAAGTGAGCTATGTCGTGGAACAGTACGAAATTCCGGCCACTGACGAGATGGAACACACGCAGATTGTCATTGTTCAGACCATTGATTAA
- the lrrc34 gene encoding leucine-rich repeat-containing protein 34, producing MEDLKRRYLSACEEIQRLPNECILKVLLDAKNSGVSLELAGSNDRLRHKERLTDDDVLVLSKTLGGSSAIKGLDLRYNCITDKGAVYLANIIQESESLQFLNLMCNDIEAEGAEMIAKSLHQNKSLRTLRMTGNKIGNKGAMQLAAMLQINATLVELDVSDCDLTTQSVIAFAIVLSNNRRICAINISRPLLFSLQEETTVHMAKMLVVNKTLRELHMGKHGMTDTGVERLCEALKVNNSLRYLDLRCNKITRDGAKCLSEVLKQNSTLEIVDLSSNRIEDDGAAYLSEAIKLPHSKLRALSITSNNIGTAGLMSLYRAIGVNSSLTHVYIWGNKLEEPVCVAFSQLISSGRLLDGHTDVSPYEVDGHVFLAETSHGLRRMSRCEWDGDFSNSALALIKSDSLVPQT from the exons ATGGAGGACTTAAAAAGGAGGTATTTGTCCGCGTGCGAAGAAATTCAGCGACTTCCCAATGAATgtattttgaaagtattgtTAGATGCCAAGAACAG CGGTGTTTCACTTGAACTAGCTGGTAGTAATGATCGACTGAGGCATAAAGAGAGATTGACAGATGACGATGTGCTTGTCCTGTCAAAAACGCTGGGTGGAAGTTCAGCAATAAAGG GTTTAGACCTTAGATACAACTGCATCACGGATAAAGGAGCAGTTTATCTTGCAAACATCATTCAG GAAAGTGAGTCCCTACAGTTTCTTAACCTTATGTGCAATGACATTGAAGCAGAAGGTGCCGAAATGATAGCAAAAAGTTTACAT CAAAATAAAAGCTTGAGGACGCTCAGAATGACTGGAAATAAAATTGGGAACAAAGGTGCCATGCAACTGGCTGCCATGTTGCAGATCAATGCTACTTTAGTGGAATTGGATGTGTCAGATTGTGACCTG ACTACACAAAGTGTAATAGCGTTTGCCATCGTCTTGAGCAATAACAGAAGAATATGTGCCATTAATATTAGCCGACCTCTTCTATTCAGTCTTCAG GAGGAAACTACAGTCCATATGGCAAAGATGCTGGTGGTAAATAAAACCCTAAGGGAGTTGCACATGGGAAAACATGGCATGACTGATACTGGTGTAGAAAGACTGTGTGAAGCATTGAAGGTGAACAACTCTCTACGCTACCTGGATCTTCGCTG TAACAAAATTACTCGAGATGGAGCCAAATGCTTATCAGaggttttaaaacaaaacagcaCTTTGGAGATTGTAGATCTCTCCTCCAATCGCATCGAGGATGACGGTGCTGCATATCTGAGTGAAGCTATCAAACTTCCACACAGCAAACTTAGAGC ATTGTCTATTACCAGTAACAACATTGGAACAGCAGGTCTTATGTCCCTCTACAGGGCGATCGGAGTAAATTCCAGTCTCACACACGTTTATATCTGGGGAAATAAACTTGAGGAACCTGTGTGTGTG GCTTTCTCCCAGCTGATAAGCAGCGGGCGACTGTTGGATGGGCACACAGATGTTTCCCCCTATGAGGTTGACGGTCATGTTTTCTTAGCAGAAACGTCTCATGGTTTACGCAGGATGTCTCGATGTGAATGGGATGGAGATTTCAGTAATTCTGCACTGGCCCTGATTAAATCAGATTCATTGGTTCCTCAGACCTAG